Sequence from the Peromyscus eremicus chromosome 4, PerEre_H2_v1, whole genome shotgun sequence genome:
ACACTTGAAAACTAAAAGTTATCTGTCTAGTAGGAAACTCAAAAGGGCAGGTTAGCATTCTGATGGATACCACAGATAATAAAATGGCAAGCCACTTCAGTACTGTGAGGAGACGTCAACAGCACATGCTGAATGGGCTCTTTGTTTACTGTAAAGCAGTAGAGGGCAAGAAATATGAAATATCCTATAGGGATATTAAATGACTGGATATAAGAGTAAGAACATAATTTCtgccaaaataaaaatatctttgggATGTATTAGGTGCTTTGTTTTgaagaatatttatattttgcatTAGGTCAATCTGACTGATAAGCTGACAAACAAAATACTCCTTTATTAGTGAGTTCTACAATATTAtaatacatagaaaaatacaaatgaatgcaGATCCATCTGGCAAAAATGAACTACAAAGATAAAGATGCAACAATCAACCCCGCACGAGGACGACACTGGAGCTGACTCGGAGACAGCACCAAGCATACAGCTTTAAAACTCTGTTTTCAAAGTCAACCATTAACCAAAAACAAAATGGTTTGTCCTTATTGTTTGTTTCGATTCTGCCTTTCCtgcaaaaagaagagaagaggttAGCTCATGATTTGGAGGTAAAGGCACACAAAGGTGAGGCCTGAGGCCACTTCATAGGTTGCAGCCAAAGATGgggatgtgtgtttgtttggtaaTCCCTGTGGACCTGGTTCTGAACTACCAAGGAGTCTGGTCCCACAGACCAGGGCAGGGGTCACCATTTATATTCAAGCACCACACACTGTCCTATCCTCTCTCAAGAAGGCCCTCTGCACAGAAGGCATGGGGTTGTGTCTAATCGTGTGTCCCCTAGCCACTCACCtcatgcctcccctcccccaaccaagCCAGCTCTCCCTCATGTGCCAATTATGTTACTAAAGAAACATAGTAGAACTATGTAAAGCATCTGCACTCAAGGGGAGGACTGGCGTGCACAGGGTACTCCAGCATGCCTGCAACACAggaataattttcttaaattttctctcattttaacaAACCAGTGACTCAGAGAACACTAAAGTCTATCCAACAGGCTAAAAGTAAGCTCCAAGTCAGGGCTAAGTAGAAGGGCAGGAAGACAAGCTAGATCCACCTAGTTAAAGCCCTTTGCACCAGCTCAAGTTCCCTCTGGCCTCCAGCAGTAGTGACCAATCAGGGCATAACTCCTCAACTGGGCTAACCCCCTACTTCTACAGCCAGCTACCCACCCCCAGCATGCATGACACATTAATCTGAGACTTACATACAACTCTTTCCTGCCGTTTGCCTGCCTGGTTTCTGATCAGTGGGTTTAGAAGCCACCTTGTCTTTCCTAACAATGCAGCATCTAAATTCAGCCCACGACAAAGAGTGTCTCTGATGCAAGGAGCATGCACTACACCCACACACCAAGCACCATGTTCTGTCCTAACCCTTCTAAGATCCTCTGTAAAGCAGTCatgttgcctgcctgcctgctctgtctctctgtctctctctctctttcacacacacacacacacacacacacacacacacacacacacacacaccattcccaTTCTCcctcatgtgccaccactgtcatTCATGTTACTGGAGAAAGAGCATAAATACTACACCTAGAGGTTAAAGGTTGGGTTCCTAGTATGGTCATCCTAGGTGCGTACTAAGAGAAAGCTGCTAGCAAAGTACCCACACAGTTTGCTcagtttggattttgtttgttttgagacagggtttcacgtacctaaggctgaccttgaactactcCTGATCCTCCTAGCCAAACCTCCTAAGCACTGGAATCACAGGTATGTGTCACCGCACCTAACTACACTCAAGAATATGAGAGTAACACCTGTACTTTTCTTTGGGGCTAAGCTGAACTAAACATATGCCAGGCACAGAGATGACTACTAACCAAAGTCCAAAGTGAGGCCTTGCCACTGTGAGTGTTCCTTTCACACCTCTGTGTGGCTCAATCTCAAGGAAGTGGCAAAGCACCTAGATCAATGAGTAGGTGGATTACTAATAAGAATTTGTAACCCTCTACCATGAAGTGTAAAGAGGAAAATTCTCTTAAAGCAGAAGCCTGTCTCCCCTGAGTGCAATGGCTGCTAGTGAAGCATCTAGAGGAAGGAGACAATGTCTGGCTCCTTCAGCCTTCAGCCCTATCAATGGCTACAAAGTCTGCCACCAGCTCTTTAAAGAAGTAACATTACTCATAAACTTTATTGAGAGGGGGGTGAGGCACTGCTGAAAGAGGAAGTACAGGTCATCCTTAGAGGTCCAGCAAACATGCTTGAGTATGCTCCTTAAATTCTctacccagggctggagagatggctcagaggttaagagcactggctgttcttccagaggtcccgagttcaatcctcagcaaccatatggtggctcacaaccatctataatcagatctggtgccctcttctggcatgtagacagaacactgtatgtgtaataaataaacaaatctttaaaaaaataaaaaaataaaaaaaattctctaccCAGTCTCCAAAGTCAAAGGCTGATCAGCTAAATGTGTATGTGACATATCCCTGAGGCCTGTCAGACTAGGGTCAGAACATTGTAGGTATTTCCAACCAGTAGATATTATGCAGAACACTCAACTGTcactattttaaatattctaagaAAAGCCTGTTTATAGATTAAACAAAACTGTATAGGgatggcaaggtggctcagcaggctAGGACACGTGCCTGACAACCTagctttgatccccaggacccacacgacAAAAGGAATGAACCAAACCCCATTAttttacacacaaataaatgtgtaaaatgtagtaaaaataaatttaaattaaaaaaaaaaatcaaggtatctgtgaccctatctcaaaaacaaaacaacaaaaacaaacgtACTCAGCACCCAGTGCTTAAGAGacacaggcagatagatctctgtgaatccaagactagccagagctatatagtgagacctggGGGAGGGGGCGCACCCCAAGTTATTAgaaccaaggccagcctggtctacaaagtgagtcccagaacagccagaactacacaaagaaaccatgtctggaaaaatgaaagagggagagggagagggggagagggagagagggagagggagaggaagagagagagaagagagggagagagggagagagagagagagagagagagagagattgagagattgAGATtagcatattttcatatttatagctggacaggaaaactctgaaaAGGAAACTGAAGTTGTTAGCTATGTTTTGCTTTCTAAATACCAGATGTTACTTAAAAGTGGTAAGGTCTAACTGTTAATGATGAATATAAGATGGTCTGTCCTCAGGTAAGGAGAacctggggcgggggtgggggcgtgGGGGGGTGTCTCCAGGAGCCTCAAGCATTTTGCAGGCACATTTTAGCCCAGAGGAAGGAGAAGCTCTTCACTCTACCCcacttcactctttttttttttttttgagacagggacctcacacagagatccacctacctctgcctcctgagtgctgggattacaggtgtgtgccaccatgcccagcttcccaCTTCATTCTTAAGATGAAATGGCATTCCTCAGCAGCCCAGACTCAATCCCAAGACACCTGAGATTCCAACTCCTAGATAAACCAATAGTCCAGCCTCCTGGGAGGGAAAATGGAATACCTGGTAGGCAGCTGGCATAAGGCGCAGCAAAAGTATGAATCATCTAAGGACTGTCCCACAACTGGGTAAAGAGACGCTTGAAATTCCACTAGAATAATTTTTCAATAATCAGACTATTAATTTGTCTTCTTCAATAACAAAATTTAACATTCAACTCCATGGATAAAAAGCTTTGTGGCTGGGCTATCACAGTTTGGGTAAGAGTCACCAGTCCTCCCTAAGATGCTCTTCAGGATGACCTCTAGTATACTTCAAAAGGTGTAAGTACCACCAGGGATCCTGACCAAATGCCAATAGCTTGCAATCCCTGCAGGTCACTCAAAAGGCTTATCACAAGACCACAGAGTTAACCAGAGATCTGACAGACACTGCTGTCTAAGAACCAAATttataatttaagttttaagatgGTAgaattagggggctggagagatggctcagtggttaagagcactgactcctcttccagaggagacgggttcaactcccagcacccacatggcagctaacaactgtctgtaactccaagatctgacaccctcacatagacatacatgcaggcaaaacaccaatgcaaataaaataaagataaatttaaaaaaaaaagaaaagaaagaaagaaaatagtataaGATGGTATAATTAGGGGCTAACACTGCTTTTGGCAAagactgggtttggttcccagcacccacatcaggaagttcacaaccacctctaactctagttccaggagatctgacacccttgtcTCACTTCTgcaagcacctgcacacatgtgatgcatgtAAACTCATGAAGGCATACATATAAAAACTTAACAAAATTCAGgtgtacagttaaaaaaaaagatattagaaTTTTTAAGACACAACCAGATGAGGGGCAGAATTTTATCCCTAAGCTTAGCACCAATCTCCAAGACCtagcacattttttaaagaactgatttttcttttgttttgttttttgagatttatttctaTGTGTACGAGTATTTTGCCTCAATGTATAGGTCTACAGACCACATGAGTACAgtcccctcagaggccagaagagggtgtcagatcccatagGACAGGAGTCCCAGTcatatgagtgctgagaactaaacccaGGTGGTCTAGAACAGCAGCCTTAatcgctgaaccatctctccagccccacccagtgCATTTTAATGGAACTCTAAAGATTCAGTAAAGGAAAACTGAGcataaacacatgtgcacacaaatagcTAGCCACTACATAAAAGGGCCAATAGCTAGCCACTACATAAAAGAGCCAATAGCTAGCCACTACATAAAAGGACCTAAGTTTCACTCACTATTCCTGTTTTAATGCAGGCAGATGCTGCACTAACAATACTGTGCTAAGACAGTGGTTCCAGATGGTCTGATCTATAGATGTCCCAGGGatctttggtttcttttgttgttgtttttaaatttatttacttttatttttttgtgtgtgcattggtgttttgccacgggtgtcaagtcccctggaactggagctacagacagttgtgagctgccacatgggtgctgggaattgaacctgggtcctctggaagagcagtcagggctcttaaccactgagccatctccccagccccctggcatctttggtgtgtgtgtgtgtgtgtgtgtgtgtgtgtgtgtgtgtgtgtgtgtgtaaaatgatgCTAGCAGAACAAAGTCACTAACAACCCATTTCTAAGAACGTATGTTACTGTTAAGGAATGCCTGTTATTTTATACCTAAAAAGCTAAACCTATATAATTTCAGTTATGGAAATGTTATCCCTTCCTTAATGCTTTATCGCTACTTGGGATGAGGGTTAACTTAATGGTACTATCAGCAGTATTACCACCTGGCCTTCTCTACACTTTGctcaaaatatttacttatttattcacaCAAGCAAGTTATCTAACTCAGAGAACAAAAAGATTGGAAGACAATCCAATGATTACCTGCCCATGCTGACTGACATTTCATGAAAGAAAGGAGAATCTCAGGATGAATGCTCTTGGGTAATAAAAGCTTCATAATACATATTGAGACCATTTGTCTCATTTCTGAAAACCATTTCTGTTCTGAAGAGCAAATGGCCTCACATCAGTTAGGACCATTCCCAGCTAAATGGACCTAGCAATATAACCATAATCATTAACTATAAAACATCTGGATCCCAAGTCtgcttccctctctgcttcccccCATTCTTAGTACTTAAATGATGTGGGTTTAAGCTTCCCCAAACTGCAGGCCTTTTGAGTTCctataaggaaaacagaaaatgaccTTTAGGCCCAGAGCTTCTAACTGTTACATGCAGTGTTCAAACATGAATGCTTGGGCAGGTGGGACATTAAGGCACAGCAATGCCTACTACATAGGCAGTCTCCTTGGCCTCCCTGGCACCACATGAACATCAATTTCTAAGAGTGcttgactgaacagaagctagAAAGAACCAAGATCATGTTCAGAAGTAGCTTCCCTGCATTTTGTTCTTAAGTATGTACTCAGTGGTTCAGATTACGTGTCTCATAATAGGAAAGTAACAGATTTTTATTGACATCTACTCAAACATACTACTGGTTCATCCCAGTGATGTGATAGCTAAGTTAAGAGGTGACACTTGTACTGTCTCAGACTGCTCTAAGGCTAGCTGGGAACATATCACCGGACCATCAACAGACTGCCCATTACACTCCAGCTTGCTGTGCAGGTCacctggcatgcagacagacacctGCTTAACAGGTGCCTAAGGACAACTTACCTTGCgcaccacctcctcttcctcctggcgCTTCTCATAATGAGAAAAGTCGTCAAAAATGGAGGTTGTGTGCTTATAGGAAGCAATAATTTTCAgcacttgttttgctttttctaagGGTACCTCCTGTGTATCACGGGAGTTTGTGACAGGTTTGTTGTCATTATTCTCAAGTCTGATGTGCCGCAGTTGGTTATTGGGTACATCCTTGACAAAAATCCACTTCACATCAAACTTCCCCTTCCATTTGTCCTGGGACCAGACTCCAGCACTGGTGCCGTAGTCCACAGGGGACTTCATCTCTGCTACCCCACAGAAATGTCCACTCCCATTGACACTGAAGAGCAGGTAAACAGGCCCCTTGCTGCTCATGGAGCGGAAGGCGCCATCCAGGCGCTTGTTGCCATGTTCAGTGCTACACCAGATGGAGTACTTGATGGAGCGGTGGATGTCGTCCTCAGAATAGCTCTTGATGATGAACACCCGCCCACTCTTAAGATTCCAGTCGAACTCTTTAGGGTTATAGCTGTGGGCAGCTTTCAGTTTCTCCAGGACAGGGTGGGATTCTACACTTGGGGCAGAAGTAGGCTGGGTGTTTCCAACAGAGTTACTGTCATTGTTGGCCACTCCACTCTGCCCAAATGCTGCATTTCTATTTCGAGGAGCCACCCAGCGGGGTTGAAGTGGCTGCTGAGGGCTCTGATACTGTGGCTGGACCAAGGGTGGGGGCTGAACAGGGAGAGGTTGAGCTACCTGCTGGGGCTGTGGGGCAGCCTGGGGGGATGGTGTTTGCTGGGGGGCCGAGGCCTTTGGAACAGGGCCCTTATTATCCCAAGTACCAATGTCCATGTTATGTTTTATAGGTGGAGGCGGCAATGCACCCCCCACTATTGGCCCACTCTTTGTTTTCATCTTAGGCTGTGGTTTTGCAGGCTTGCTGGCAATGGCTGCCCATGAAGTTGGTTTTGAAACTGGCATGTTTACATTTGTCCCACCATTGCCAGAAAGGACACCAGTCAGTGCCACACTGTTGACAACTGAACCCACTGTCTTAACTGCAGAGGTGGTAACATCCCCAATCTTCAGGCCAACCATGCCCTGTTCCAGACTGTTCATCCCAGGGGCCTTGTTGAGGGTATCACTGTGAAAACCTGTCTGCCCATCAACAACTGTGCCACCAAGGGAGCTTGGTGGGTAGGTGTAACTGCTCCCATAGGCTGAGCTCTGAGTCTGCTGCCCCTGAGAACCACTTGTTCCCCATGCTGAGAATGCAGGGTTTTCagggaaaaaattaaatctgTGTTGGTAAATGTTGTTCCCCAGACCCCCAGGCTGCCCAAAAACAGCATCATGCATGAAGTGATGGTCTCCATTACTAAGTTGTCCATAGGTAGTGAGATATGGGATGGGAGGGTCCCCTGCAGTGGACCATGGTGCCTCACTGAGGGAGTAAGGAAATCCAATGGATGGTGGATAGTAGCTGGACAGGTAAGGATCACTCATCGAGGGGTAACTGTTactctgtaaaaacaaaataggTGGTAAGTTAGATTCCTGTCACACAGTTCGTTATGCCAACCACCTCATACATAGGCAGAGCAAAAATAAGCCTAATATAGCACAGGATTATTTTTTCCTAAAAGAAAGCTATGGTTACCAACGTCAAAACAAAAGTAAGACTCAGAAAATTTGGTAACAAATGCAACCCAAGCTGTTGCCTCAAAATATAAAGACTCgctgggtagtggtggcccatgcctctaatccccacactcaagaggcagaagcaggagaatctctgagtttgaggacagccagggctacagagaaaccctgtctcaaaaatcaaaatataaaaatataaagcctCCTTTGTATTTGAACTCAGGTGATATGACCCAGCCAAACCATCCTTTTACTTTCACCATCAGAGAAATCCAACCCAGGCCTGCAGCAGTAACGTTTATAAATGAACACTGATAACAGAGCAAA
This genomic interval carries:
- the Ythdf1 gene encoding YTH domain-containing family protein 1, with the translated sequence MSATSVDPQRTKGQDNKVQNGSLHQKDTVHDNDFEPYLSGQSNPSNSYPSMSDPYLSSYYPPSIGFPYSLSEAPWSTAGDPPIPYLTTYGQLSNGDHHFMHDAVFGQPGGLGNNIYQHRFNFFPENPAFSAWGTSGSQGQQTQSSAYGSSYTYPPSSLGGTVVDGQTGFHSDTLNKAPGMNSLEQGMVGLKIGDVTTSAVKTVGSVVNSVALTGVLSGNGGTNVNMPVSKPTSWAAIASKPAKPQPKMKTKSGPIVGGALPPPPIKHNMDIGTWDNKGPVPKASAPQQTPSPQAAPQPQQVAQPLPVQPPPLVQPQYQSPQQPLQPRWVAPRNRNAAFGQSGVANNDSNSVGNTQPTSAPSVESHPVLEKLKAAHSYNPKEFDWNLKSGRVFIIKSYSEDDIHRSIKYSIWCSTEHGNKRLDGAFRSMSSKGPVYLLFSVNGSGHFCGVAEMKSPVDYGTSAGVWSQDKWKGKFDVKWIFVKDVPNNQLRHIRLENNDNKPVTNSRDTQEVPLEKAKQVLKIIASYKHTTSIFDDFSHYEKRQEEEEVVRKERQNRNKQ